A single window of Malus sylvestris chromosome 5, drMalSylv7.2, whole genome shotgun sequence DNA harbors:
- the LOC126621715 gene encoding alcohol dehydrogenase 1-like — protein MTKKKDTKQPANVCSGTIGYLKVMPLRKPKFNESREVQSKARSLYNDEYGRASSHYTENYKTEQLDDVGCCMAPPQKHEVRLKILFTSLCHTDVYFWEVKGQQPLFPRIFGHEAGGVVESVSEGVTELQPSDHVFPVFTGECKECTHCKSEESNMCDLLRINTDRGAMLNDGQSRFSKDGKPIYHFVGTSTFSEYTVCHVGSVAKVNPAAPLDEVCVFSCRICTGLGATVNVAKPKKGSSIAIFGLGAVGLAAAEGARISGCSRIIGVDLNSNRFEEAKKFGVNEFVNPKDHNKPVQEVIAEMTNGGVDRSVECTGSIQAMISAFECVRDGWGLAVLVGVPNKDDAFKTHPMNFLNERTLKGTFYGNYKPRTDLPGVVEKYMNKELELDKFITHPVSFADINKAFDLMLSGQSIRCVIRMGN, from the exons ATGACGAAGAAGAAAGATACAAAGCAGCCTGCAAATGTATGCAGTGGCACTATTGGTTACCTTAAAGTGATGCCCTTGAGGAAACCAAAGTTCAATGAGTCCAGAGAAGTTCAGAGTAAAGCTCGATCTTTGTACAACGATGAATATGGTAGAGCCTCAAGCCATTACACTGAAAATTACAAGACTGAACAG ctggacgatgtgggatgttgcaTGGCACCACCGCAGAAACATGAAGTTCGCTTGAAGATCCTCTTCACCTCTCTTTGCCACACCGATGTCTACTTCTGGGAAGTCAAA GGACAACAACCACTGTTTCCTCGCATTTTCGGTCATGAAGCTGGAGG AGTTGTGGAAAGCGTAAGCGAGGGTGTAACTGAACTCCAGCCGAGTGACCATGTCTTCCCTGTGTTCACCGGGGAGTGCAAGGAGTGCACGCACTGTAAGTCGGAGGAAAGCAACATGTGTGATCTACTGAGGATCAACACTGATAGGGGTGCTATGCTGAATGATGGCCAGTCCAGGTTCTCCAAGGATGGAAAGCCAATTTATCACTTTGTTGGTACCTCCACCTTCAGTGAGTACACCGTTTGTCATGTTGGTTCCGTTGCTAAGGTCAACCCGGCTGCTCCCCTTGACGAAGTTTGCGTTTTTAGTTGCAGAATATGCACAG GTCTTGGTGCCACTGTGAATGTTGCAAAACCGAAAAAGGGTTCATCTATTGCCATTTTTGGATTGGGAGCTGTTGGTCTTGCT GCCGCCGAAGGTGCAAGGATTTCGGGCTGTTCAAGGATCATCGGTGTTGATTTGAATTCCAATCGCTTTGAAGAAG CCAAGAAGTTTGGCGTGAATGAATTTGTGAATCCGAAAGATCATAACAAACCAGTGCAAGAG GTGATTGCTGAGATGACCAATGGTGGAGTTGATAGGAGCGTCGAGTGCACCGGAAGCATTCAGGCGATGATTTCTGCGTTTGAATGTGTTCGTGAT GGTTGGGGTCTTGCGGTACTGGTTGGTGTGCCAAACAAAGATGATGCATTCAAAACCCATCCAATGAATTTCCTGAATGAGAGGACTCTTAAGGGTACCTTCTACGGTAACTACAAGCCTCGCACCGATCTACCAGGTGTTGTGGAGAAGTACATGAACAAG GAGCTGGAACTGGATAAATTTATCACTCACCCGGTCTCGTTCGCCGACATCAACAAAGCATTCGACTTAATGCTTTCTGGACAGTCCATCCGGTGCGTCATCCGCATGGGGAATTAA